The nucleotide sequence ACCTGCACGGGTACGGCGTCGACACTACAGAGGAGTTCCCTTCAGCTCCGGCCCGGGAACTGGTCCTCGGAATCGTAGCCGCGAACAGGCCGCTCTCCGACTTGGTCCGCGCCCTGGAACCGATCATCCCCTTCTAGGCCGCGGGCACTGTTCCGGGCCCTGCCGTACACATGGCAGTCATGAACTTCTTTGAGAAATACATTGAGCGCATGCGTACCGCAGTCAGCGAGGACCCCGTTCTGGAACTGGCTTTGTCGCTGGGCCGGCTGATGCGGGAGAACAGCCCGAAGGTTGAGGCCGTTCTCGAGCACGTCCGGACACTGGAAGACCCCCAGGGGGAGACAGCCCGGCTGGCGGCCGCCGACCGTATCGTCTGCGGCAAGGCCCCGGCGATGGCGGACGGGATCACCTACAGCAACCTGACCTACAACCTCGGAAGCGAGGGGCTCAGGGAGCTGAAATGCTCCGGTGTCCTGGCCCGCGGGGTCGTGGACCGGGTTTGGGAGACCATCCCCCGCCCGGCATAACAACCTGCAGCCACCCTGGCCAGGGCAGCACAGAGCCCCTCCGGCATGATCGCCGGAGGGGCTCTTCTTGTGTCGGTGCCGCAGCGTTTCTAGTCGTTGCGGGGGTCGACTTCACCGAATGGCCGGGGCTGCCATTCCGTATCGCGCTGGATGACGGCGCCGAGGTCTGTACTGGTGCCTTCGAGGTGCATGATGTCGATGTATCCCATTTCGGCGTTCTGGGCGTCGCCGTTCAGCATGGCGAAACCGAATGCCATGCCTGTTTCCTTGTCGGTCTCGAAGATCATCCAGCTGGACTCACCCAGGAAGTACCGCGCGTGCACAGTCTTCTCGGCCAGCGGGACACCGTCGGTGACATAGATGTCCGGCGCTGCGGAAAGCTCCGGGCCGTAGAACGGGTAGCCGCGGCGGTCGCGGTGCAGCTCGGGGAAAATCGGGTATGCCATCAGTTCTCCTCTTCAGTCGCCCGGCCGGGGTGGCGCGGGATGTTTATGAGAGGGGCGTGCAGGTTTCGAACCTGTGTTTCCGGCGCGGTGGGCCGGCGTATTCGGCCAACGCGGTACCGCTTCCGTGCACCAAAGCCATCCCTCGATGGATGGCGGGGCAGCCGCTGCCGCCTTGACTCCCTGGTCGTTGTGCACGGGGCCCGCTTCATACGAACACCCCCATGTACCTTCCGGTCTTCACCATCAGGTCCACTAACCCCTATGTGTGCGGCACTCCCGGGGCTTCTCTACAGGCCGTCGCCCAGGGGCGTGACGACGACGGTGTGGTAGTCCGCCCAGAAGCCGTGGGTGTCGTCTTCGTAGCGCGGCTTATCGCGCTTGACGATCACCTCGACGTCCGTATTGTGCGGCTCCCGGTCCGGCCGGTGGAAGATCCGTTCAAGGACCGCAGTGCCGCTGTCGGAAGCCGCGGGGTAGCGCTCCCCAACATGGTGGACACGCTGGCCGACTGCGAGGCGGCCTACTGAGGTCATTTCGACGTACCCGCTGGCAAGAAGGTCAGCTGCGCGGTCCTCTGCCCGGCTCACTTGGCTGCCTCAGTCTCGTTGGCGTTGGCGATCTCCAGGAGGATGTCGGCGTGGCAGGGGCGGTCCAGTGCGCACCAGCATGCCAGGTTCTTCCCCTTCAGATCCGCGACCACCTGCCGGCGCACCTTCGGCTGCTCCACGAGCCCGCGGAACATACCCAGCGCCTGGGTATCGTCTTCAGGGCGGAAGAACACCCGGGTGTCGTCGGCGCCCCTAAGCACCCCTATCTCACCGGCCTTGAAAGGGGTTGCCCAGCCGCTGCCCTTACCGACGAGAGCGGTATTAGCAGGCAATGCCCGGCCTACCTGATGCTTGATGCGCTGCGGAGCTGCTTCAGCGGTTTCCATGATCCTTCTTCCCGTACTTCCGGCCTCTTGCCGGCGTCCTCCCCCTCTATGTGTGCGGACCATGGCGCGCCTCTCAACGAAAACGCCCCGCCCTCGGGACGGAATCCGGGGACGGGGCGTTCAGGGGCAGTGCTACTTGCGGCAGGTAACAGTCTCTCCGAGATCGGAAACAGAAGCATTGTGTTCCGGGTCCGTGTATTCGGCCGTTTTCATCGTCATCTTGCCGAGCTCGAAGGCGACTTCGGTCGTCGCTTCATATTCCGGCCCCACATTGTCATCGGGGTTGACGATGTGGCTGGTGACTTTCACCGTGCTCGGTATCTGGATCGAAACCGGCAGATCGAAGTAAATGTCCTCGTGGTACTCCATGAACAGGGCGCCGTCGCGGTATTCCCACTCGTACTTGGGCTCAGGATCTT is from Arthrobacter sp. zg-Y1110 and encodes:
- a CDS encoding DUF4326 domain-containing protein; protein product: METAEAAPQRIKHQVGRALPANTALVGKGSGWATPFKAGEIGVLRGADDTRVFFRPEDDTQALGMFRGLVEQPKVRRQVVADLKGKNLACWCALDRPCHADILLEIANANETEAAK